From Pseudanabaena sp. FACHB-2040:
TGGCTTACCCCAACCGCTGCCGCAGGCGGGCACTGAGGGCGTCGATCAGGCTGACCATGCCCAAGATTAGCAGCAGAATAGTGGAGAGCCGAGGAAAGTCGAGCAGCTTGAGACTGACCAGCAGCTCGTAGCCAATGCCGCCCGCCCCCACAATGCCCAAAATGACTGAGGAACGGACGTTGAACTCCCACAGGTAAAGGCTGATGCCGATCAGTCCCGGTAGCGCTTCTGGCAGAACGGCAAAGGTGAAGGTTCGAATGCGATCGCATCCTGCTGCCTCAACCGCCTCGATTGGCTCGGCTGGCAAGGTTTCTAGCACTTCGGCATAGAGCTTAGCCATCGATCCAGTGGTGTGTAGGGCCACGCCTAAGGCTCCAGCAAATGGCCCCAAACCCACAATCGAGACAAAAAATAGGGCAAAAATTGCGGTATCGATACCCCGCAGCAGGTTCAGGAATGCCCGCAGCGGGGTTGCCAACCCTTTGAAAGGGGTGACATTGCGGGCCACGATCATGGCTAAGGGGACAGCCGCCATGATCGCAACTCCCGTGCCAATGATGGCGATCGCCAGCGTTTCCCAAATTGCTTCTAGAAAAATCGGCAGTTCGCTGAAGTCGGGCGGAAACAGCCGCACTAGCCAGTTCCCCATCTGGGGC
This genomic window contains:
- the phnE gene encoding phosphonate ABC transporter, permease protein PhnE codes for the protein MTRPPLEPTNGKSAPPPSYDALLKGEWQRQGGLWRVLRHSFWALLAGAILIASAREARVDPQQFWQRLPQMGNWLVRLFPPDFSELPIFLEAIWETLAIAIIGTGVAIMAAVPLAMIVARNVTPFKGLATPLRAFLNLLRGIDTAIFALFFVSIVGLGPFAGALGVALHTTGSMAKLYAEVLETLPAEPIEAVEAAGCDRIRTFTFAVLPEALPGLIGISLYLWEFNVRSSVILGIVGAGGIGYELLVSLKLLDFPRLSTILLLILGMVSLIDALSARLRQRLG